A genomic region of uncultured Paludibaculum sp. contains the following coding sequences:
- the hemQ gene encoding hydrogen peroxide-dependent heme synthase, whose translation MSNPIVPFTLDGASVLHQMFHVRWDEWRALDGQTRAAILNEFSEWLTMREGAEGGDQSAAYALLGHKGDLMLLHYRQDFVGLLEAQSQVQHLRLSEFLDISNSYLSIVELGLYESTRKIHDELNERGIEPGSPEWESATAEVLDRQRRAMAGRLAPEIPESRYLCFYPMDRKRGEDKNWYQVPFGDRQQMMHEHGMIGRKYAGVVKQVISGSIGLDNWEWAVDLFADSPAPFKQLIYEMRFDEVSAVYALFGEFCIGLRVPSEKFGCFMKGEIRNAVE comes from the coding sequence ATGAGCAATCCCATCGTCCCCTTCACGTTGGATGGCGCTTCCGTCCTGCATCAGATGTTTCACGTGCGCTGGGACGAGTGGCGCGCCCTTGATGGACAGACGCGCGCCGCGATTCTGAATGAGTTCTCCGAGTGGCTGACGATGCGGGAAGGCGCCGAGGGTGGCGATCAATCCGCCGCCTACGCCCTGCTGGGTCACAAGGGCGACCTGATGCTGTTGCACTACCGGCAGGACTTCGTCGGACTCCTGGAAGCCCAGTCGCAAGTCCAACATCTGCGGTTGAGCGAATTCCTGGACATCTCCAACTCCTACCTCAGCATTGTGGAACTTGGCCTCTACGAGTCAACACGCAAGATCCACGACGAATTGAACGAGCGCGGCATCGAACCTGGCAGCCCGGAGTGGGAGTCCGCCACAGCCGAGGTGCTCGATCGCCAGCGCCGCGCCATGGCGGGCCGCCTGGCGCCGGAGATCCCCGAATCGCGCTACCTCTGCTTCTACCCAATGGACCGCAAACGGGGCGAGGACAAGAACTGGTATCAGGTCCCGTTCGGCGACCGGCAGCAGATGATGCACGAGCACGGCATGATCGGGCGCAAATACGCCGGCGTGGTGAAACAGGTCATCTCGGGCTCCATCGGACTGGACAACTGGGAATGGGCCGTCGACCTCTTCGCCGATTCGCCCGCGCCGTTCAAACAGCTAATCTACGAAATGCGCTTCGACGAAGTGAGCGCCGTCTATGCGCTGTTCGGCGAATTCTGCATCGGTCTACGGGTGCCTTCTGAAAAGTTCGGATGTTTTATGAAGGGCGAGATTCGAAACGCCGTGGAGTAG
- a CDS encoding peptidylprolyl isomerase, whose protein sequence is MQDTFNVKFETTKGDFVIQVNKEWAPLGAERFHSLVTSGYFDGAKFFRVLPGFVVQFGLAADPQAAKSIPTASIKDDPVQASNTKGTITFATAGPNTRTTQVFINLGDNPRLDGMGFAPFGQVTEGMDIVEQLYSGYGEGAPHGNGPDQGRVRMYGNEYLDANFPKLDGIKKATVGE, encoded by the coding sequence ATGCAAGACACATTCAACGTAAAATTCGAAACCACCAAGGGTGACTTTGTCATCCAGGTGAACAAGGAATGGGCTCCCCTCGGCGCGGAGCGCTTCCACTCACTCGTCACCTCCGGCTACTTCGACGGGGCCAAGTTCTTCCGCGTCCTGCCCGGCTTTGTGGTCCAATTCGGTCTTGCCGCCGACCCGCAGGCAGCCAAGTCGATTCCCACCGCCAGCATCAAGGACGATCCTGTGCAGGCCTCGAACACGAAGGGCACCATCACGTTTGCCACGGCCGGTCCGAACACCCGCACCACGCAGGTGTTTATCAATCTGGGCGACAATCCACGCCTGGACGGCATGGGCTTCGCTCCCTTCGGCCAAGTGACCGAGGGGATGGACATCGTGGAGCAGCTCTACTCCGGCTACGGGGAGGGCGCGCCGCACGGGAATGGTCCCGACCAGGGCCGGGTGCGGATGTACGGCAACGAGTATCTTGACGCCAACTTCCCCAAGCTGGATGGGATCAAGAAGGCGACAGTCGGCGAATAG
- a CDS encoding peptidylprolyl isomerase → MFIVALRVRTWRAVYNSGVRAIPLLVLLVAALQAQTARVLLDTEQGSIEVELDLRHAPLTSANFLKYVDAGAYNGGQFHRTVRRDNQPANRIRIEVIQGGTRPGGRAPGDQPIPLERTNRSGLKHLDGVISMARDTPDTATSDFFICIGDQPSLDFGGMRNPDGQGFAAFGRVVAGMNVVRKIHQAPAQEQNLNPPVKILKATRCGGVRGTCVP, encoded by the coding sequence ATGTTTATTGTCGCACTGAGGGTGCGGACCTGGCGGGCGGTCTACAATAGCGGCGTGCGGGCAATTCCTCTCCTGGTTCTTCTCGTTGCAGCCTTGCAGGCCCAGACCGCTCGGGTCCTTTTGGACACCGAACAGGGCTCCATCGAGGTGGAGCTGGACCTTAGGCACGCGCCGCTGACCAGCGCGAACTTCCTGAAGTACGTGGATGCGGGCGCATACAACGGAGGGCAGTTCCATCGCACGGTGCGCCGGGACAATCAACCAGCGAACAGGATCCGCATCGAGGTGATCCAAGGCGGGACCCGGCCAGGCGGCCGCGCGCCGGGCGACCAGCCCATCCCGCTGGAGCGTACGAACAGATCCGGATTGAAGCACCTCGACGGCGTCATCTCGATGGCTCGCGACACGCCCGACACGGCGACATCTGATTTCTTCATCTGTATTGGCGATCAGCCTTCGTTGGATTTTGGAGGGATGCGGAATCCGGACGGGCAGGGCTTTGCCGCGTTTGGGCGGGTGGTAGCCGGTATGAATGTGGTGAGAAAGATACACCAGGCGCCGGCGCAAGAGCAGAACTTGAACCCACCAGTGAAGATTCTGAAAGCCACACGCTGCGGTGGCGTTAGGGGCACGTGCGTTCCCTGA
- a CDS encoding SulP family inorganic anion transporter has protein sequence MQQWFPRSFQCLKNYNAKTFTSDLIAGVTVGLVALPLAMAFSIASGLSPQAGIYCAVVTGFLISLLGGSNTQIGGPTGAFVVVVAGIVGKYGVDGLFTCTMMAGVLLVIMAVTGMGSAVKFIPRPIVVGFTNGIALLIASTQIKDFFGLKIDKVPGEFIEKVETLAVNFHTLSLQETAIGVVALVVILFFVRFVPKVPGTIVALFGATAAVTLLNLNVETIGTRFGGIPSGLPTFEIPEFHWKYVRQLLSPAITVAMLGSIESLLSAVVADRMTKDKHNPNTELFGQGIANIVSPLFGGLPATGAIARTATSIRSGAKTPVAGMIHALTLLLVLLVAAPLAKNIPLAALAAILFIVSYNMGEWGEIPEILKLGKRDVSVWALTFLLTVFADLTVAVEFGMILAALVFISRVALTTTVSQVTDDYLRQGWQHILQDKQIPPYATIFRIHGPFLFGSTDKLDEVTSPIENLPPVVILRLRNMTAIDATGLQALELLADKLHDSGRVLILCGAPWQPMLMIKRAEFERHIGLENICVNVEAALSRAEAVYRTLPEAVRRSMA, from the coding sequence GTGCAGCAGTGGTTCCCTCGATCTTTTCAGTGCCTGAAGAATTACAACGCAAAGACGTTTACGTCTGACCTGATCGCCGGTGTGACGGTTGGATTGGTGGCCTTGCCCCTAGCCATGGCATTCTCCATCGCGTCGGGGTTGTCGCCGCAGGCAGGCATCTATTGTGCGGTGGTGACCGGGTTTCTGATCTCCCTGTTGGGCGGATCGAACACCCAGATCGGCGGACCGACCGGCGCCTTCGTGGTCGTGGTCGCCGGCATTGTCGGCAAGTACGGTGTCGATGGCCTCTTCACGTGCACAATGATGGCTGGCGTGCTGCTGGTGATCATGGCCGTCACCGGCATGGGCTCCGCGGTGAAGTTTATCCCGCGCCCCATCGTTGTGGGTTTCACGAACGGCATCGCGCTGCTCATCGCCAGCACCCAAATCAAGGACTTCTTCGGCCTGAAGATCGACAAGGTGCCGGGGGAGTTCATCGAGAAGGTCGAGACGCTGGCCGTCAACTTCCACACCTTGTCTCTGCAGGAGACAGCGATTGGCGTCGTTGCCCTGGTCGTCATTCTGTTCTTCGTCAGGTTTGTACCCAAAGTCCCGGGCACGATTGTCGCGTTGTTCGGCGCCACCGCGGCCGTCACGTTATTGAATCTGAACGTCGAAACCATCGGCACGCGGTTCGGCGGGATCCCCAGCGGGCTCCCCACCTTCGAGATCCCGGAGTTTCACTGGAAGTACGTCCGCCAGTTACTGAGCCCCGCCATCACAGTGGCCATGTTGGGTTCGATTGAGAGTCTGCTGTCTGCCGTGGTGGCCGACCGCATGACCAAGGACAAGCACAACCCCAACACTGAGTTATTTGGCCAGGGCATCGCGAACATCGTCTCGCCCCTATTCGGCGGGTTGCCAGCCACCGGAGCCATCGCCCGCACCGCCACCAGCATCCGTAGTGGAGCCAAGACCCCCGTGGCTGGCATGATCCACGCCTTAACGCTTCTGCTGGTCTTGCTCGTCGCGGCGCCGCTGGCGAAGAACATCCCACTGGCTGCTCTGGCGGCGATCCTGTTCATCGTCTCTTACAACATGGGCGAGTGGGGCGAGATCCCCGAGATCCTAAAACTCGGGAAACGCGACGTCTCCGTCTGGGCCCTCACCTTTCTTCTTACCGTGTTCGCCGACCTCACCGTAGCCGTGGAGTTTGGCATGATTCTTGCCGCACTGGTCTTTATCAGCCGCGTAGCACTCACCACTACCGTGTCGCAGGTGACCGACGACTATCTGCGCCAGGGGTGGCAGCACATCCTGCAGGACAAACAAATTCCGCCCTATGCGACGATCTTCCGCATCCACGGGCCGTTCCTCTTCGGCAGCACGGACAAGCTCGACGAAGTGACATCGCCAATCGAGAATCTGCCCCCGGTCGTCATTCTGCGCCTGCGCAACATGACGGCCATCGACGCCACCGGCTTACAGGCACTGGAACTCCTGGCCGACAAACTGCACGACAGCGGCCGGGTGCTGATCCTCTGCGGCGCGCCGTGGCAGCCCATGCTCATGATCAAGCGCGCTGAGTTCGAACGCCATATCGGTCTCGAGAATATCTGCGTCAATGTCGAGGCGGCGCTCAGTCGTGCCGAGGCCGTTTACCGGACTCTTCCGGAAGCGGTTCGGCGGAGCATGGCGTAG
- a CDS encoding ferrochelatase, giving the protein MPQYDAILVLSFGGPEKPEDVMPFLENVLRGRNVPRPRMLQVAEHYYQFGGRSPINDQCRALIAALRTELDAHGPRLPIYWGNRNWHPMLEHTMRKMARDGVRRALVFITSAYSSYSACRQYMEDIERARQTVGDGAPVFEKLRHFHNHSGFIWPNAENLRAALDQLPDAEVLFTAHSIPLEMARTSKYVAQLEEASRLIALGAGCPNYRLVYQSRSGSPQQPWLGPDILEALAEVKEAGANKVVVAPIGFISDHMEVIYDLDYEAAARAGELGLKMVRAATVGTHPRFVAMIRELIAERAAGGVDADPCRQDCCPAPLTGARLTEIATPCSAEPLPEESGKRPRHD; this is encoded by the coding sequence ATGCCTCAATACGATGCCATTCTCGTTCTCAGCTTCGGCGGCCCGGAAAAGCCGGAGGATGTCATGCCCTTCCTTGAGAACGTGCTGCGCGGCCGGAACGTGCCCAGGCCGCGCATGCTGCAGGTGGCCGAGCACTACTACCAGTTCGGCGGACGCAGCCCGATCAACGACCAGTGCCGGGCGCTGATCGCCGCGTTGCGCACCGAGCTCGATGCCCATGGCCCTAGATTGCCTATCTACTGGGGCAATCGGAACTGGCATCCGATGCTGGAACACACGATGCGGAAGATGGCCAGGGACGGTGTCCGGCGGGCCCTGGTGTTCATCACGTCGGCGTACAGTTCGTACTCCGCCTGCCGGCAGTACATGGAAGACATCGAACGCGCCCGGCAGACGGTTGGCGATGGAGCTCCGGTCTTTGAAAAGCTGCGGCACTTCCACAATCACTCCGGCTTCATCTGGCCCAATGCCGAGAACCTGCGGGCGGCTCTCGATCAACTGCCGGACGCCGAAGTGCTGTTCACCGCGCATTCCATCCCGCTGGAGATGGCGCGGACGTCCAAGTATGTGGCGCAGTTGGAGGAGGCGAGCCGGCTGATCGCGCTGGGCGCCGGTTGTCCGAACTACCGTCTGGTCTATCAGAGCCGCAGCGGGTCTCCGCAGCAGCCGTGGCTGGGCCCGGACATTCTCGAGGCTCTGGCGGAAGTGAAGGAGGCCGGGGCGAACAAGGTGGTCGTTGCGCCCATCGGCTTCATCTCCGATCACATGGAAGTAATCTACGATCTGGACTATGAGGCCGCGGCGCGTGCCGGCGAACTGGGACTGAAGATGGTTCGCGCCGCCACCGTGGGCACACATCCCCGTTTTGTTGCGATGATTCGAGAACTGATCGCCGAACGGGCCGCTGGTGGGGTCGACGCTGATCCCTGCCGGCAGGATTGTTGTCCCGCGCCGTTGACGGGTGCCAGGCTGACCGAGATCGCTACGCCATGCTCCGCCGAACCGCTTCCGGAAGAGTCCGGTAAACGGCCTCGGCACGACTGA
- a CDS encoding M20/M25/M40 family metallo-hydrolase: protein MHRRTFLSLTPAIATFAQGRPNLTELYGGTAARLIAAAQADDGGWKKMMYLCDRIGNRLAGSTSLNRAIEWGAAEMKREGLQNVKTPLVKVPHWVRGEESAWMLEPLESKIFMLGLGGSVATPPEGITAEVVVVSTFDELEQLGADKIKGKIVLYNEAWQGYGRSVAYRAAGASRAAKFGAVAALVRSVTPISQRTPHTGMMVYTEGVPKIPTAAVTVEDALRMHRLYQQGVKIRVRLKMEAKTLPDADSANVIGEIPGREKPEEIVVMGGHIDSWDVGQGAQDDGSGCVACWQAIMLAHQLGLKPRRTLRICLWTNEENGSRGGQAYREWAGATVKNHVAAVEMDGGAERPAGFGLSIAGASEEVMARAMERMQQIGALLKSVGADSVTRGGGGADIGPIMRDGVPGIAHRSIGQRYFEWHHTEGDALDKIDPQEFRQNIAALAVVGYVLADMPEKLAD, encoded by the coding sequence ATGCACAGACGAACGTTCCTCTCCCTCACCCCGGCGATAGCCACATTCGCGCAGGGGCGGCCCAATCTCACCGAGCTCTACGGCGGCACCGCGGCTCGCTTGATTGCCGCGGCGCAGGCCGACGACGGCGGTTGGAAGAAGATGATGTACCTCTGCGACCGCATTGGAAACCGGCTGGCTGGCTCCACTTCATTGAATCGCGCCATTGAGTGGGGCGCGGCCGAGATGAAGCGTGAAGGCCTGCAGAACGTCAAAACGCCTCTCGTCAAGGTGCCGCATTGGGTCCGAGGGGAAGAGAGCGCATGGATGCTGGAACCGCTCGAGTCGAAGATCTTCATGCTAGGCCTGGGTGGCAGCGTAGCCACTCCGCCCGAGGGCATCACTGCCGAAGTAGTCGTCGTCTCCACCTTCGACGAACTCGAACAGCTCGGCGCCGACAAGATCAAGGGGAAGATCGTTCTCTACAACGAGGCGTGGCAAGGCTACGGCCGGTCCGTCGCTTATCGAGCCGCCGGCGCCTCACGCGCCGCCAAGTTCGGAGCCGTAGCCGCTCTCGTGCGCAGCGTGACCCCAATCAGCCAGCGGACGCCACACACGGGCATGATGGTCTACACAGAAGGCGTTCCCAAGATCCCCACGGCCGCCGTCACCGTGGAGGACGCGCTCCGCATGCATCGTCTCTATCAGCAGGGCGTTAAGATCCGGGTACGTCTCAAAATGGAGGCAAAGACGCTGCCGGATGCCGACTCCGCCAACGTCATCGGTGAAATTCCGGGCCGTGAGAAACCCGAAGAGATCGTTGTCATGGGCGGCCACATAGACTCCTGGGACGTCGGCCAGGGCGCACAGGACGATGGCAGTGGCTGCGTCGCCTGTTGGCAGGCCATCATGCTCGCTCACCAGCTCGGCCTCAAACCCCGCCGCACTCTCCGCATCTGTCTCTGGACCAATGAGGAGAATGGAAGCCGCGGCGGCCAGGCCTATCGCGAATGGGCTGGAGCCACCGTGAAGAACCATGTGGCCGCCGTCGAGATGGACGGAGGCGCCGAGCGTCCCGCCGGGTTCGGCCTCTCCATCGCCGGAGCCAGCGAAGAGGTGATGGCACGCGCCATGGAGCGCATGCAGCAGATCGGGGCCCTTCTCAAGTCCGTGGGGGCCGACAGCGTCACCCGTGGCGGTGGCGGCGCCGACATTGGCCCCATCATGCGTGACGGCGTGCCAGGCATTGCCCACCGCTCCATCGGTCAGCGCTACTTCGAATGGCATCACACCGAAGGGGACGCCTTGGACAAGATCGATCCGCAGGAGTTCCGGCAGAACATCGCCGCGCTGGCCGTTGTCGGCTACGTACTGGCGGATATGCCGGAAAAACTGGCCGACTAG
- a CDS encoding nuclear transport factor 2 family protein: MMIGDMLKNILFSLVILAVPAFCADDAAKAVEAAERAWAKGVTTNDYALLEKTLGDDLTYTHSTGAVDTKATYIGKLKTGEAKYVKVDHDQLKVQVLSKDTAITICRAQVLTVSAGKENPAHLSFLHIFQKRGGNWQLVAHQSAKLPN, encoded by the coding sequence ATGATGATCGGCGACATGCTGAAGAACATCCTCTTTTCTCTCGTCATCCTGGCCGTGCCTGCTTTTTGCGCCGACGACGCGGCCAAGGCCGTGGAAGCGGCGGAGCGCGCCTGGGCCAAGGGCGTAACCACAAACGATTACGCCCTGCTCGAAAAGACCCTCGGCGACGACCTCACCTATACGCACTCCACTGGAGCCGTCGACACCAAGGCCACCTATATTGGCAAGCTCAAGACCGGCGAGGCGAAATACGTTAAGGTCGACCACGACCAACTGAAGGTTCAGGTCCTGTCCAAAGACACGGCCATCACCATCTGCCGTGCCCAGGTGCTCACAGTCTCAGCCGGCAAGGAGAACCCCGCCCACCTGTCGTTCCTGCACATCTTCCAGAAGCGCGGCGGCAACTGGCAACTGGTGGCACACCAGAGCGCCAAACTGCCTAACTGA
- a CDS encoding ABC transporter permease yields MSWRFIFSEAWAALRFHRQRTLFTTLSLAWGVTCFVILISYGKGFEQALLKAFQAVGQDLVLTMGGQTSEQAGGMRTGRRVRLELTDAALVKESVPLVENLSPEIMRNGVKAQYRGREKEISIRAVWPEYDIVRNIKITDGRWINEDDRQHQYRVVVLGAKVASELFGGAPAVDEDVILNGIHFTVIGVMDNKLQIANYNRSDNQCVFIPYDTFNVFGDTKYPWFLVWKPATPDSRDRAIKMVRAKLAEIHRFSPTDEKAVEILAFSKFMSIVTGMSLAVQLLLGFVGALTLAIGGVGLANIMLASVIDRTREIGMIKALGGLRSMVLKQFLVEACLIVAAGGALGISLGIVATKVIGSMPFLGPAFKDTTGAGDIYLNISTSSILISTGVLLVVGLIAGLVPAIKASKLDPIEALHYE; encoded by the coding sequence ATGAGCTGGCGATTCATCTTCAGCGAAGCCTGGGCGGCACTGCGATTTCATCGCCAGCGGACCTTGTTCACCACACTGAGCCTGGCGTGGGGTGTCACGTGCTTCGTGATTCTCATCAGCTATGGCAAGGGGTTCGAGCAGGCGCTTCTGAAGGCATTTCAGGCCGTGGGGCAGGACTTGGTTCTCACCATGGGGGGCCAGACCAGCGAGCAGGCTGGGGGCATGCGTACAGGGCGCCGGGTGCGGCTGGAACTGACCGATGCGGCTCTGGTGAAGGAATCGGTGCCGCTGGTGGAGAATCTCTCGCCCGAGATCATGCGGAATGGCGTGAAGGCGCAATACAGGGGCCGCGAGAAGGAGATCTCGATCCGCGCCGTGTGGCCGGAGTACGACATTGTCCGCAACATCAAGATCACAGACGGCCGCTGGATCAACGAAGACGATCGCCAGCATCAATACCGCGTCGTCGTGCTGGGTGCCAAGGTTGCGTCGGAGTTATTCGGCGGGGCGCCGGCGGTTGACGAGGACGTCATCCTGAACGGGATCCACTTCACTGTCATTGGTGTGATGGATAACAAGCTGCAGATTGCCAACTACAATCGCAGCGACAATCAGTGCGTGTTCATTCCCTACGATACGTTCAACGTGTTTGGGGACACGAAGTACCCGTGGTTTCTGGTGTGGAAGCCAGCCACTCCGGATTCGCGCGATCGCGCCATCAAGATGGTCCGGGCCAAGTTGGCCGAGATCCATCGATTCTCGCCGACGGACGAGAAGGCCGTGGAGATTCTTGCTTTCTCGAAGTTCATGTCCATCGTCACGGGTATGTCCCTGGCGGTTCAGTTGCTGTTGGGGTTTGTGGGGGCTCTGACGCTGGCCATCGGCGGCGTTGGACTGGCGAACATCATGCTGGCCTCGGTGATCGACCGCACGCGGGAGATCGGCATGATCAAGGCGCTGGGCGGGCTGCGCTCCATGGTGCTGAAGCAGTTTCTGGTGGAAGCCTGCCTCATTGTGGCCGCGGGCGGTGCGTTGGGCATCAGCCTGGGTATCGTGGCCACGAAGGTGATCGGATCGATGCCGTTCCTGGGGCCGGCGTTTAAGGACACGACAGGCGCGGGCGATATCTACCTCAATATCAGTACCTCGTCGATTCTGATCTCGACGGGCGTGTTGCTGGTCGTGGGCCTGATCGCCGGACTGGTGCCGGCGATCAAGGCCTCAAAGCTCGATCCCATCGAAGCGCTGCACTACGAATAG
- a CDS encoding ABC transporter permease produces the protein MSALLEPEVQSALETVEGKRRRRVGRTMHPGEFLADLATQTFANLRRNKLRSFLTLFGIAWGIASLVLMSALGDGFRQGQRKNMAQIGDNIVFVYGGVTEEQAGGQRAGRRISLYQRDLDILRQNCRSVQVLSAEHKTYQVPARTATNAGRFLSLGVNPDYLKLRNLPVELGRAVSQSDVDEGRRVAVLGSSVRKQLFEKNKAPLGERFYLNNYPYQVIGVMSEKDQNSSYDGWDNDKILVPTSALLRDMPPNRKVYAEGRVDGFLYRPMDVARWEEAQAQVRGTLGRLYHFEPTDKGALRIFDSIESAQMFDSIFNAGEIFLAVVSLVTLSLGGVGVMNTMMMAVSERTNEIGLKKALGATSQRILLDFFLEGLFLAILSGVGGLLLVWALSSLVNSLPMPAMFSGLPIHWRMLAFASLALGFVAVGSSLPPARRAAAMTPVEALRHER, from the coding sequence GTGAGCGCGCTACTCGAACCGGAAGTGCAATCGGCCCTCGAAACAGTCGAAGGGAAACGCCGGCGGCGGGTGGGCAGAACGATGCACCCCGGCGAGTTTCTGGCCGATCTCGCCACGCAGACCTTCGCGAACCTGCGCCGCAACAAACTCCGCAGCTTCCTCACTCTGTTTGGCATCGCCTGGGGCATCGCTTCGCTGGTGTTGATGTCCGCGCTGGGCGACGGCTTCCGTCAGGGCCAGCGCAAAAACATGGCCCAGATCGGCGACAACATTGTGTTCGTCTATGGTGGGGTGACGGAAGAGCAGGCCGGCGGCCAGAGAGCCGGGCGCCGCATATCGCTATACCAACGGGACCTCGACATTCTGCGTCAGAACTGCCGGTCGGTGCAGGTGCTCTCGGCCGAGCACAAGACTTACCAGGTGCCCGCGCGCACCGCCACCAATGCCGGGCGATTTCTGTCGTTGGGCGTGAATCCCGACTATCTGAAGCTGCGCAATCTGCCGGTGGAGCTTGGCCGGGCCGTCAGCCAGTCCGATGTGGACGAGGGCCGCCGCGTCGCCGTGCTGGGGTCCAGTGTTCGCAAGCAGTTGTTCGAGAAAAACAAGGCGCCGCTGGGCGAACGCTTCTACTTGAACAACTACCCCTATCAGGTGATCGGTGTGATGAGCGAGAAGGATCAGAACAGCTCGTACGATGGCTGGGACAATGACAAGATCCTCGTCCCCACCAGCGCGCTGCTGCGCGACATGCCGCCCAATCGTAAAGTCTACGCCGAGGGCCGCGTGGACGGATTCCTCTACCGTCCGATGGATGTGGCGCGATGGGAAGAGGCGCAGGCCCAGGTGCGTGGCACACTGGGGCGTCTCTATCATTTCGAACCCACGGATAAGGGTGCGTTGCGTATCTTCGATTCCATCGAAAGCGCACAGATGTTCGACTCCATCTTCAATGCCGGCGAGATCTTTCTGGCGGTGGTGTCCCTAGTCACGCTGTCGCTGGGGGGCGTCGGCGTCATGAACACGATGATGATGGCGGTGTCCGAACGCACTAACGAGATCGGCCTGAAGAAGGCGCTGGGCGCCACCAGTCAGCGCATCCTGCTCGATTTCTTCCTGGAGGGCCTGTTCCTGGCGATTCTCAGTGGGGTGGGTGGGCTGCTGCTCGTATGGGCGCTTTCCAGCCTGGTGAACTCCCTGCCCATGCCCGCGATGTTCTCGGGCTTGCCGATCCACTGGCGAATGCTGGCGTTTGCCAGCCTCGCGTTAGGTTTCGTCGCGGTGGGATCGTCGCTGCCTCCGGCCCGCCGGGCGGCCGCCATGACTCCCGTGGAAGCGCTGCGGCACGAAAGGTAA
- a CDS encoding histone deacetylase, with amino-acid sequence MPLQRQGETAPTGLVLDSAFLLHDPGPGHSESPDRYRAVRKALSHDALAGHLTHLTARAATEEDLHLCHSRPYLATVRHDIARRSPALSTGDTGLCEKSLDVALLAAGAAFTAVDAVMLGQVSNAFAAVRPPGHHATATRGMGFCIFNNVALAARHARKVHGVDRVLIVDWDVHHGNGTQDIFYEDSGVFFFSTHQSPWYPGTGSADEIGAGSGKGTTMNCPFHAGAGHAEIIGAFRRKLLPAMMSYKPDLVIISAGFDSRKGDPLGRFLLKDEDFRELTHIVMEIADHSAHGRVVSLLEGGYSLAGLAAGVTAHIEALLGLS; translated from the coding sequence ATGCCTCTTCAGAGACAGGGCGAGACCGCGCCGACCGGCCTCGTACTCGACTCCGCGTTCCTGCTGCACGACCCTGGCCCCGGCCATTCCGAGTCACCCGATCGCTATCGAGCCGTCAGGAAAGCGCTGTCACATGACGCACTGGCTGGACATCTGACGCACCTCACCGCTCGTGCCGCCACCGAAGAGGATTTACATCTGTGTCATAGCCGCCCCTATCTGGCGACCGTCCGCCACGACATTGCGCGGCGGTCGCCCGCCTTGAGTACGGGCGACACCGGGTTGTGTGAGAAGTCGTTGGACGTCGCGCTGCTGGCCGCCGGGGCTGCCTTCACCGCCGTGGACGCGGTCATGTTGGGTCAGGTCTCGAACGCCTTCGCGGCCGTGCGGCCTCCCGGCCACCATGCCACGGCCACCCGGGGGATGGGCTTCTGCATCTTCAACAATGTGGCGCTGGCCGCGCGCCATGCTCGCAAGGTCCACGGAGTCGACCGTGTACTGATCGTCGACTGGGATGTCCACCACGGAAACGGTACACAGGATATCTTCTACGAGGATTCGGGCGTCTTCTTCTTCAGCACCCACCAGTCGCCCTGGTATCCCGGCACTGGCTCGGCCGACGAAATCGGGGCCGGCTCAGGCAAGGGCACGACAATGAACTGCCCGTTCCATGCGGGCGCCGGTCACGCCGAAATCATCGGCGCCTTCCGCCGCAAACTGCTGCCTGCCATGATGTCGTACAAGCCCGACCTCGTGATCATCTCCGCGGGCTTCGACTCGCGAAAGGGCGACCCGCTAGGCCGCTTCCTGCTGAAAGACGAAGACTTCCGGGAACTGACCCATATCGTCATGGAGATCGCCGACCACTCCGCCCACGGCCGCGTCGTCAGTCTGCTGGAAGGTGGCTACAGCCTGGCCGGCCTCGCCGCGGGCGTGACCGCCCATATCGAAGCGCTGCTGGGATTGTCCTAG